Proteins co-encoded in one Ictalurus punctatus breed USDA103 chromosome 18, Coco_2.0, whole genome shotgun sequence genomic window:
- the gpr185a gene encoding G-protein coupled receptor 12, giving the protein MSNTHPNSSTLIPDVQEVRNVSVELLPLNPWDVVLCVTGTLVCCENALVLALIAHTPSLRAQTFALVASLASADLLAGLSLILNFIVIYMTDTDIVTLLSAGLLITAFSASVLNVLAITVDRYLSLYSALTYHTERAVTFTYVVMMLVWSTSAALGSLPVLGWNCLRDETTCSICRPVHKSNAAALAISFLLVFALILQLYLQICKIAVRHAQQIAVQRHFKAASHAASAAKGVSTLSGILGTFALCWVPLAMYSLVADTYYPATYTYATALPAICSSMINPIIYAFRNPDIQRSLRLTCFGCMPYGFTTRPRTPSDV; this is encoded by the coding sequence ATGAGTAACACGCACCCCAACTCCTCTACTTTAATCCCGGATGTGCAGGAGGTGAGGAACGTGAGCGTGGAGCTACTGCCCCTCAACCCCTGGGATGTGGTGCTGTGCGTGACGGGTACGCTGGTGTGCTGTGAGAACGCCTTGGTGCTCGCTTTGATCGCCCACACTCCCTCACTGCGAGCGCAGACGTTTGCGCTTGTAGCCAGCTTGGCGTCTGCCGACCTGCTGGCCGGTCTGAGCTTGATCCTGAACTTCATCGTCATCTACATGACGGACACTGACATCGTGACGTTGCTGTCAGCCGGCCTGCTCATCACCGCCTTCTCAGCCTCGGTGCTGAATGTGCTAGCCATCACCGTGGACCGCTACCTGTCACTGTACAGCGCTCTTACATACCACACAGAGCGCGCAGTCACCTTCACCTATGTGGTGATGATGCTCGTGTGGTCTACCAGTGCCGCACTTGGTTCGCTGCCCGTGCTTGGCTGGAACTGTCTGCGTGACGAAACCACATGCAGCATCTGTCGGCCCGTGCACAAGAGCAACGCGGCCGCGCTCGCCATCTCCTTCCTCCTCGTCTTCGCCCTCATTCTGCAGCTATACCTCCAGATCTGCAAGATTGCCGTGCGTCATGCGCAGCAGATTGCTGTGCAGCGCCACTTCAAGGCCGCCTCTCACGCCGCTTCCGCAGCCAAAGGCGTCTCCACGCTGTCAGGCATTTTGGGCACATTTGCGCTCTGCTGGGTTCCACTTGCCATGTACTCACTGGTGGCAGATACGTATTATCCAGCAACTTACACATATGCCACTGCTCTTCCAGCTATCTGCAGCTCCATGATAAACCCCATCATCTACGCTTTCAGAAACCCGGACATCCAGAGGTCACTGAGGCTTACTTGTTTCGGATGTATGCCCTACGGCTTTACAACGCGACCACGGACACCTAGTGATGTGTAA
- the si:ch73-362m14.2 gene encoding NHS-like protein 2 has translation MEHTTLFCPSQTWKGPNVSTFSSEWDDTLNSYLLAPDVIKPPPQFQDPEEPCQATPTNVAVIRKRDKDAVRTGAMQKERRSRPVSAMEHHRRSLSLSTAITSNPGATRRRCESYALSYPSSSSDDSGSDSTSVRRGDRLPDAVPQHKARSIVLRKAKRKPAPPARTVSLPRLTDVPPPERRTQSLYIPNDAQNATLLPDLIPLSKEEAGDSGKTTLTLESPGDVPVNQAISSHRPLKELRSSEPCKSSTSSSVGYPLNEPAKVPCNSDCNNSPSSSRSSPSQPSISSPSKPPGSASPSSGYSSQCETPTQSTAITTGAGRMRPKPSGAVPGQQVRNCRSRLSLQLPETQAVNPNPEPSVVLPKVNRRYSDASHPKQRLSNSMLIMPVVTQEDLNKVRLRSVSSSDLDTTAVIEEENEKDAGSVAAQNSPKNKPPVAPKPPVSKRPPCAAAVTNSSTTSAADPTVTNANYGQNSIYSTVNKVKPKVVLPSSSNASNDHKQKSQEHMKETSRFQSQCSTDYTHALSFKPATDAKPSEPQKKRRAPAPPVSKRPNTVHLPHDNMSVLDKHVQSPYSKPESSQREYHVTVYGLIPTYSQVDEKVPPPEYELYDKEDGQVSEIGALHLVNEEDEVFLHKPSSHTTEDLFTIIHRSKRKLLGRKDSLDNKQGDFGTHTLGGVSKSTYQNDNFMALLRRTRSAKASCGSRISAAELLRSSKPAAPAGSTDLTSYKKHNVMQSHAP, from the exons ATGGAGCACACAACCTTGTTTTGTCCATCTCAGACTTGGAAAGGCCCTAATGTTTCAACGTTTTCATCTGAGTGGGATGATACGTTGAACTCCTACCTTTTGGCACCTGATGTGATTAAACCTCCTCCACAATTCCAAGATCCAGAGGAACCATGCCAGGCCACACCTACCAACGTCGCTGTCATTAGAAAGAGGGACAAAGACGCAGTCAGGACAGGCGCCATGCAAAAAGAGCGCAGGAGCAGACCTGTCAGTGCCATGGAACACCACAGACGTTCGTTATCACTTTCCACAGCCATCACCTCCAACCCAGGTGCAACACGGCGCCGGTGTGAAAGCTATGCCCTGTCGTATCCCAGCAGTAGCTCAGACGATAGTGGCAGTGATAGCACTTCTGTGAGGAGAGGAGATCGCCTTCCTGATGCAGTGCCTCAGCACAAGGCTCGGAGCATTGTTTTGAGAAAAGCCAAAAGGAAACCAGCCCCACCTGCACGGACAGTGTCGCTGCCCAGACTTACAGACGTGCCGCCTCCAGAGCGTAGAACACAGAGTCTATACATTCCCAATGATGCACAGAATGCCACACTCCTTCCGGATCTTATTCCGTTATCTAAAGAAGAAGCCGGTGACTCCGGGAAGACCACCCTCACTCTGGAATCACCCGGAGATGTTCCAGTGAATCAGGCCATCTCCAGTCACAGGCCACTAAAAGAGCTAAGGTCTAGTGAACCATGCAAGTCTAGCACAAGTTCCTCAGTGGGATATCCTCTAAACGAACCTGCAAAAGTCCCTTGCAACTCAGACTGCAACAACTCCCCATCATCTTCTCGCTCTTCTCCCTCTCAGCCTTCTATCTCCTCCCCTTCCAAACCACCCGGCTCAGCCTCGCCCTCCAGTGGCTACTCGAGCCAGTGCGAGACTCCCACTCAGTCGACCGCTATTACGACAGGAGCTGGCAGAATGCGCCCCAAACCTTCCGGTGCTGTTCCTGGCCAACAGGTCCGAAACTGCAGATCAAGATTATCCCTGCAGTTACCCGAGACGCAAGCAGTTAACCCGAATCCGGAACCTTCTGTCGTCCTGCCAAAAGTCAACCGCCGTTACTCTGATGCCTCGCACCCGAAGCAGAGATTGAGTAACAGCATGCTGATAATGCCTGTGGTGACTCAGGAAGACCTGAACAAGGTGCGCTTGCGTTCAGTCAGCAGCTCTGACCTCGACACTACAGCTGTCATTGAGGAAGAGAATGAAAAGGATGCAGGCTCTGTTGCTGCTCAGAACAgcccaaaaaacaaacccccCGTAGCACCCAAGCCACCTGTGTCTAAACGGCCACCCTGTGCAGCAGCAGTGACTAATTCTAGCACAACTTCTGCTGCAGATCCGACGGTAACCAATGCCAATTATGGACAAAACAGCATTTATTCAACGGTTAACAAAGTTAAGCCCAAGGTTGTTCTTCCATCCTCATCGAATGCCAGTAATGACCACAAGCAGAAGTCTCAAGAGCACATGAAGGAGACGAGTCGCTTCCAATCCCAGTGTAGTACCGATTATACACATGCATTGTCCTTCAAACCTGCTACTGATGCCAAACCGAGCGAGCcacagaagaagagaagagcaCCGGCCCCTCCGGTTTCAAAGAGACCCAATACAGTCCACTTACCCCATGATAACATGTCAGTACTGGATAAACACGTCCAGTCTCCTTATTCAAAGCCGGAGAGTTCTCAACGAGAATACCACGTCACGGTGTATGGACTCATTCCAACTTATTCacaagttgatgaaaaagtaccACCACCGG AATATGAATTATATGATAAAGAGGACGGGCAAGTGTCAGAAATCGGTGCTCTTCATTTGGTGAATGAAGAGGAtgaggtttttcttcacaagCCCTCCTCTCACACAACAGAGGACCTTTTCACCATTATTCACAG GTCGAAGAGGAAACTCCTGGGTCGCAAAGACTCTTTAGATAATAAGCAAGGTGACTTTGGCACTCACACTCTCGGCGGTGTTTCCAAGTCTACCTACCAGAACGACAACTTCATGGCTCTTCTGAGAAGGACGAGAAGTGCCAAGGCCAGCTGCGGGAGTCGGATCTCAGCTGCAGAACTTCTGAGGAGCTCGAAACCTGCAGCACCTGCCGGCTCCACAGATCTGACCAGTTACAAAAAACACAACGTGATGCAATCTCACGCTCCTTGA